In Labrus mixtus chromosome 13, fLabMix1.1, whole genome shotgun sequence, a single genomic region encodes these proteins:
- the arl5a gene encoding ADP-ribosylation factor-like protein 5A yields the protein MGILFTKLWRLFNHQEHKVIIVGLDNAGKTTILYQFSMNEVVHTSPTIGSNVEEIVVNNTHFLMWDIGGQESLRSSWNTYYTNTEFVIVVVDSTDRERISVTKEELYRMLAHEDLRKAGLLIFANKQDVKGCMSVAEISQSLQLTSVKDHQWHIQACCALTGEGLCQGLEWMMSRLRVR from the exons AGCACAAAGTTATTATTGTGGGGCTGGACAATGCTGGCAAGACCACCATTCTTTACCAGTT TTCAATGAACGAGGTGGTACACACCTCTCCAACAATTGGGAGCAACGTGGAAGAGATTGTGGTAAACAACACCCATTTCCTGATGTGGGACATTGGGGGCCAGGAGTCTCTTAGGTCATCGTGGAATACATACTACACGAACACAGAG tttgttattgttgttgtagacagcacagacagagaaaggatCTCAGTGACCAAAGAGGAGCTCTACAGAATGCTAGCACATGAA GATTTAAGAAAGGCAGGGTTGTTGATCTTTGCCAACAAGCAGGACGTGAAGGGTTGCATGTCTGTGGCTGAGATCTCCCAGAGCCTCCAGCTTACCTCTGTGAAAGACCACCAGTGGCACATCCAGGCCTGCTGCGCCCTCACTGGGGAGGG GTTGTGCCAGGGTCTCGAGTGGATGATGTCACGGCTGCGTGTGAGATGA